In one window of Opitutus sp. GAS368 DNA:
- a CDS encoding mucoidy inhibitor MuiA family protein: MNSPLRFLSVLSLLSSVLCLGAAPVNSTISAVTVYTDRAVVTRSATVDLPGGATELVFANLPQALDDRSLQVSGRGTAQALILDVSAKQTYVDFTPNARVKELEDQLKGLGKQVRGLDDRANLLNTQQVMLDKMETALFAPPTKDVPRPDLNQFTSSLNYLTEAKAKLVTERATLDEQREELANKINTVQQQLNELRGSGGRAFKTVTVRVSAPQAGNLEVALSYTVPGASWAPSYDARVLSGERAVALGYFGIVRQSTGEDWKDVALTLSTARPGLGGAAPVLTVWNVDVFNPILLRQQADNERRREMSAKAAYAPAPAMAGAVNMQTLTNDAPMEMKDAEMASATIESGATSASFKIAVASSVPSDNSPQKVPITAVKLTANPEYLTVPKRLATAYLTAKVVNNSDFPLLAGAMNVFLDGTFVATSSLRTVMSGEKFDLALGADEGISVKHKRVNKFTEDTGLTNSGKRITYEYLITIQNNKRTAERVIVADQIPLSRNEKIVVKQLTPSASELKPTDEGTLKWTLDLKPGEKRELTVKFAIEYPNEVNVTGIE, from the coding sequence ATGAATTCTCCTCTTCGTTTCCTCTCTGTTCTCAGTCTTCTGTCCTCCGTCCTCTGTCTCGGCGCCGCGCCGGTCAATTCCACCATCTCCGCCGTCACGGTCTACACCGACCGCGCGGTCGTCACGCGCTCCGCCACCGTCGACCTGCCCGGCGGCGCCACCGAGCTCGTCTTCGCCAACCTGCCCCAGGCGCTCGACGACCGTTCGCTGCAGGTCAGCGGCCGCGGCACGGCCCAGGCGCTCATCCTCGATGTCAGCGCGAAGCAAACCTACGTCGACTTTACGCCCAACGCCCGCGTGAAGGAGCTCGAAGACCAGCTCAAGGGCCTCGGCAAACAGGTGCGCGGCCTCGACGACCGCGCCAACCTGCTGAACACCCAGCAGGTCATGCTCGACAAGATGGAGACCGCGCTCTTCGCCCCGCCGACCAAGGACGTGCCGCGGCCCGACCTCAACCAGTTCACCAGCTCGCTCAACTACCTGACGGAGGCGAAGGCCAAGCTGGTCACCGAGCGTGCGACGCTCGACGAACAGCGCGAGGAACTGGCGAACAAGATCAACACCGTGCAGCAGCAGCTCAACGAGCTGCGCGGTTCCGGGGGCCGGGCGTTCAAGACCGTCACCGTCCGCGTCTCCGCCCCGCAGGCCGGCAATCTCGAGGTGGCCCTCTCCTATACCGTCCCCGGCGCCAGCTGGGCGCCGAGCTACGACGCCCGCGTGCTGAGCGGCGAGCGCGCCGTGGCGCTCGGCTACTTCGGCATTGTCCGCCAGAGCACCGGCGAGGACTGGAAGGATGTCGCCCTCACGCTCTCGACCGCCCGCCCCGGCCTCGGTGGTGCCGCCCCCGTGCTGACCGTGTGGAACGTCGATGTGTTCAATCCGATCCTGTTGCGTCAGCAAGCGGACAATGAGCGCCGCCGGGAGATGTCCGCCAAGGCGGCTTACGCCCCGGCACCGGCCATGGCCGGTGCGGTGAACATGCAGACGCTGACCAACGACGCCCCCATGGAAATGAAGGACGCCGAGATGGCCTCCGCCACGATCGAGTCCGGCGCGACCAGCGCCTCGTTCAAGATCGCCGTCGCCTCTTCGGTGCCGAGCGACAACTCGCCGCAAAAGGTGCCAATCACCGCGGTGAAGCTCACCGCCAATCCCGAATATCTCACCGTGCCGAAGCGCCTCGCGACGGCCTACCTGACCGCCAAGGTCGTCAACAACTCCGACTTCCCGCTGCTCGCCGGCGCCATGAATGTGTTCCTCGACGGCACCTTCGTCGCCACCAGTTCGCTGCGCACCGTGATGTCCGGCGAGAAGTTCGACCTGGCGCTCGGCGCCGACGAGGGCATCAGCGTGAAGCACAAGCGCGTGAACAAGTTCACCGAGGACACCGGCCTGACCAACTCCGGCAAGCGCATCACCTACGAATACCTGATCACGATCCAGAACAACAAGCGGACCGCCGAGCGCGTCATCGTGGCCGACCAGATTCCGCTCTCGCGCAACGAAAAGATCGTCGTGAAGCAGCTCACGCCGAGCGCCAGCGAACTGAAGCCGACCGACGAAGGCACGCTCAAGTGGACGCTCGACCTCAAGCCCGGCGAGAAGCGCGAGCTGACCGTGAAGTTTGCCATCGAGTATCCGAACGAGGTGAACGTCACCGGGATCGAATAA
- a CDS encoding Dabb family protein, whose protein sequence is MLFHNVYFWLKPELTPARRVEFRRGVETLTGIKSVMKVTVGAPAKTGPRPVIDHSYDVALIVQCRDVAAHDAYQADPIHLAFIAKFKSSWTRVQIYDSE, encoded by the coding sequence ATGCTGTTCCACAACGTCTATTTCTGGCTCAAGCCCGAACTCACCCCGGCCCGGCGCGTGGAATTCCGGCGCGGCGTGGAAACCCTCACGGGCATCAAGAGCGTGATGAAGGTCACGGTCGGCGCACCGGCGAAGACCGGGCCGCGCCCGGTGATCGACCACAGCTACGACGTTGCGCTGATCGTGCAGTGCCGCGATGTCGCGGCGCACGATGCCTACCAGGCCGATCCGATCCACCTGGCGTTCATCGCCAAGTTCAAGAGCAGCTGGACCCGCGTCCAGATTTACGACTCGGAGTAA
- a CDS encoding sialate O-acetylesterase — MLRSLSRLAWFCLGFAGLGVLRADVTLAPLFQDHAVLQCDQPVPVWGWADPGEVVLVSFRGQHQRVTTSADGRWLARLAPLAASTGSAELVITGKNTVRVADVLVGEVWLCSGQSNMEFPVYDPTSRIFHLDQARTEVAAANFPLIRQYKVARAVAEKPADTGRGNWAVCSPETVGTFTAVGYFFARDLHRTLGVPIGIINSSWGGTPVESWMSAEALASDPAFHVVDERWQQMLADYPAKKIIAGEALAAWRQAEAAAKAAGAGAHAAFLKQNHPPRMPRGPGDSWTPRGLFNGMIAPLVPAAFRGVLWYQGESNAGRAAEYRALFGALIRQWRRTWGRDDFPFYFVQLANYRVPSDATGETYAFLREAQSQTLMLPGTGMAVIIDIGNPGDIHPGNKQEVGRRLALIAAAKTYGHGGESSGPVYASSAREGAVLRVKFSHATGLAAHTEPLAGFAVAGANRIFHPANACIEGDTVIVSSPDVPEPVAVRYAWANSPAAGLFNFAGLPATPFRTDNW, encoded by the coding sequence ATGCTCCGCTCCCTCTCCCGTCTTGCTTGGTTTTGCCTTGGATTCGCCGGCCTCGGCGTCCTTCGGGCCGACGTCACGCTGGCGCCACTGTTCCAAGACCACGCGGTGCTGCAATGTGACCAACCCGTGCCGGTCTGGGGCTGGGCCGATCCGGGCGAAGTTGTCCTCGTCTCATTCCGCGGCCAGCACCAGCGGGTAACCACGAGCGCCGACGGCCGCTGGCTGGCGCGGCTCGCGCCCCTCGCCGCCAGCACCGGATCCGCCGAACTCGTGATCACCGGCAAAAACACGGTGCGCGTGGCCGACGTGTTGGTCGGCGAGGTGTGGCTGTGCTCCGGCCAGTCGAACATGGAGTTCCCCGTTTACGATCCCACGAGCAGGATCTTCCACCTGGACCAGGCCCGCACCGAGGTCGCGGCGGCAAACTTCCCCCTCATCCGGCAGTATAAGGTGGCGCGCGCCGTGGCGGAGAAGCCGGCCGACACCGGCCGCGGCAACTGGGCCGTGTGCTCGCCCGAAACGGTGGGCACTTTCACCGCCGTCGGCTATTTCTTCGCACGGGATCTGCACCGGACGCTCGGCGTGCCCATCGGAATCATCAACAGCAGCTGGGGCGGCACGCCTGTCGAGTCATGGATGAGTGCCGAGGCGCTGGCGTCGGACCCGGCGTTCCACGTCGTGGATGAACGCTGGCAACAGATGCTGGCCGATTATCCCGCAAAGAAAATTATCGCCGGCGAAGCCCTCGCCGCCTGGCGCCAAGCCGAGGCGGCCGCCAAGGCGGCCGGCGCCGGGGCGCACGCCGCTTTCCTGAAACAAAACCACCCGCCCCGGATGCCGCGCGGCCCGGGGGATTCATGGACGCCCCGCGGCCTGTTCAACGGCATGATCGCGCCGCTGGTGCCCGCGGCCTTCCGCGGCGTGCTCTGGTATCAGGGCGAGAGCAACGCCGGGCGGGCGGCCGAGTATCGCGCGCTGTTCGGCGCCCTGATTAGGCAGTGGCGCCGGACGTGGGGCCGCGACGACTTCCCGTTTTATTTCGTGCAGCTCGCCAATTACCGTGTGCCATCCGACGCGACGGGCGAGACCTACGCCTTTCTCCGCGAGGCCCAGTCCCAGACGCTTATGCTGCCGGGCACGGGCATGGCGGTGATCATCGACATCGGCAACCCGGGCGACATCCACCCGGGCAACAAGCAGGAAGTTGGCCGCCGGCTGGCTCTCATCGCCGCAGCGAAAACCTATGGCCACGGCGGCGAATCGTCTGGCCCGGTCTACGCATCCTCCGCCCGGGAGGGCGCCGTTCTTCGGGTGAAATTCTCCCACGCCACCGGGCTCGCCGCGCACACGGAACCGCTCGCCGGTTTTGCAGTCGCGGGGGCCAACAGGATTTTCCACCCCGCGAACGCCTGCATCGAGGGCGACACGGTGATTGTGTCTTCGCCCGATGTGCCGGAGCCGGTCGCGGTTCGCTATGCGTGGGCCAACAGCCCGGCCGCCGGCCTTTTCAATTTTGCCGGTTTGCCCGCCACGCCTTTCCGCACGGACAACTGGTGA
- a CDS encoding SDR family NAD(P)-dependent oxidoreductase, with amino-acid sequence MPTLSGQVIIITGASAGIGEAAARRLARGGAKVVISARRPDRLTALAHELDPSGANVLAVPGDVTSDADRRKLVEATLQKFGRIDGLVNNAGYGTRGPVEIAPVDAIRKNFETNLFSLIALTQLVLPPMRERGTGCIVNIGSVAGKISRPLSSIYDSTKHALEAITDGLRGELKPFGVRVTLIRPGFILTEFVEAANAASTEVIAHAGPYAPFYKGYSENTATMRRIAGVPDDIARLVERALTADNPAPRYSGPLHAKIFLLLKWLLPDRTLEFIVRLRK; translated from the coding sequence ATGCCCACCCTCTCCGGCCAGGTCATCATCATCACCGGCGCTTCTGCTGGCATCGGTGAGGCGGCGGCCCGCCGGCTCGCCCGTGGTGGCGCGAAGGTCGTGATCTCCGCGCGCCGTCCCGACCGGCTCACGGCGCTCGCCCATGAGCTGGATCCCTCGGGAGCAAACGTGTTGGCCGTGCCTGGCGACGTGACCAGCGACGCCGACCGCCGGAAGCTCGTCGAGGCCACGCTGCAGAAATTCGGCCGGATCGACGGCCTCGTGAACAACGCCGGTTACGGCACGCGCGGCCCTGTCGAGATCGCGCCGGTCGACGCCATCCGGAAAAATTTCGAGACCAACCTCTTTTCCCTCATCGCCCTGACCCAGCTCGTGCTGCCTCCCATGCGCGAACGCGGCACCGGCTGCATCGTCAACATCGGCTCGGTGGCCGGGAAGATCTCCCGCCCGCTCTCGAGCATCTATGATTCCACGAAGCATGCGCTCGAGGCCATCACCGACGGCCTGCGCGGCGAACTCAAGCCGTTCGGCGTGCGCGTGACGCTCATCCGGCCGGGGTTCATCCTCACGGAGTTCGTGGAAGCGGCCAACGCCGCCTCGACGGAGGTCATCGCCCACGCCGGGCCCTACGCACCCTTCTACAAGGGCTACAGCGAGAACACCGCGACGATGCGCCGCATTGCGGGCGTGCCGGACGACATTGCCCGGCTGGTCGAGCGCGCATTGACCGCCGACAACCCGGCGCCGCGCTACAGCGGTCCGCTGCACGCCAAGATATTCCTGCTCCTAAAATGGCTCCTGCCCGACCGGACGCTGGAATTCATTGTGCGTCTGCGGAAGTGA
- a CDS encoding excinuclease ABC subunit UvrC — MPAPAYSEALRAKIRALPDGPGVYLMKDRLGRIIYVGKAKSLKKRVSTYFQAGRERALRHQPKIRTLIEMITDLEILEVKSETEALLLEGKLIKQWRPKYNTDFTDDKRFLLVRLDLDAELPRFVLTRFKKDTRSRYFGPFAHSGLLRKTLATMRQRFGILLADTHPKKTAPDTWQLYDDVRAELYGWPNTVTTAEYRARVAEACAFLDGKSREWLASLREEMTARAAKQEFEKAAELRDVVLALEQTLARTRKFTRDLTKLQPNQAALRELQSALGLESPPAHMECFDISHISGTFVVASMVHFTDGRPDRDQYRRFSIKSFIGNDDFKAMEEVVSRRYRRLIAEQKQFPDLVVIDGGRGQVAAALKAFVGLECMPPAMIGLAKKQETIIFPDDRAPLNLPLGNPGLGLLQRLRDEAHRFANTYNADLRSRKIKESILDDFPGLGEKRRAALLVHFGSLDKLRAASAEQIAEVPGFGKKFAEQLHVFLATAKPVTSADAQ, encoded by the coding sequence ATGCCAGCCCCCGCATACAGCGAAGCCCTCCGGGCCAAGATCCGGGCCCTCCCGGACGGGCCCGGCGTTTACCTGATGAAGGACCGGCTGGGCCGCATTATCTATGTCGGCAAGGCCAAGAGCCTGAAGAAGCGCGTCTCCACCTACTTCCAGGCCGGCCGCGAGCGGGCGCTGCGCCACCAGCCGAAGATCCGCACGCTGATCGAGATGATCACCGACCTCGAGATCCTCGAGGTGAAGTCCGAGACCGAGGCGCTGCTGCTCGAGGGCAAGCTGATCAAGCAGTGGCGGCCGAAATACAACACCGACTTCACCGACGACAAGCGCTTCCTCCTTGTCCGGCTGGACCTGGACGCCGAGCTGCCGCGGTTCGTACTCACGCGCTTCAAGAAGGACACCCGCTCGCGCTACTTCGGGCCCTTCGCCCACTCCGGCCTGTTGCGGAAGACACTCGCGACGATGCGCCAGCGTTTCGGCATCCTGCTCGCCGACACCCACCCGAAGAAAACCGCGCCCGACACCTGGCAGCTCTACGATGATGTGCGCGCCGAGCTCTACGGCTGGCCCAACACCGTCACCACCGCCGAATACCGCGCGCGCGTCGCCGAGGCGTGCGCTTTCCTCGACGGCAAGAGCCGCGAATGGCTCGCGTCGCTCCGCGAGGAAATGACCGCGCGCGCCGCCAAACAGGAATTTGAGAAGGCCGCCGAGCTGCGCGATGTCGTGCTGGCGCTCGAGCAGACGCTGGCGCGCACCCGGAAATTCACCCGCGACCTGACCAAGCTGCAGCCCAACCAGGCCGCGCTCAGGGAATTGCAGTCCGCGCTCGGGCTCGAGTCACCACCGGCACACATGGAGTGCTTCGACATTTCGCACATCAGCGGCACGTTCGTCGTCGCGTCGATGGTGCACTTCACCGACGGCCGGCCGGACCGGGACCAATACCGCCGCTTCTCGATCAAGAGCTTCATCGGCAATGACGACTTCAAGGCCATGGAGGAGGTCGTGTCGCGGCGCTACCGCCGGCTCATCGCCGAGCAGAAGCAGTTTCCCGACCTGGTCGTCATCGACGGCGGGCGCGGGCAGGTCGCCGCGGCGCTGAAGGCCTTCGTCGGGCTCGAGTGCATGCCGCCCGCCATGATCGGCTTGGCGAAGAAACAGGAGACGATCATCTTTCCCGACGACCGTGCGCCGCTCAACCTGCCGCTTGGCAACCCCGGCCTCGGCCTGCTGCAGCGCCTGCGCGACGAGGCGCACCGCTTCGCCAATACCTACAACGCCGACCTGCGCTCACGCAAAATCAAGGAGAGCATCCTCGACGATTTCCCCGGCCTTGGGGAAAAGCGGCGGGCGGCCCTCCTCGTCCACTTCGGCTCGCTCGACAAACTGCGCGCGGCCTCCGCGGAACAGATCGCCGAGGTCCCCGGCTTCGGCAAAAAATTTGCCGAACAACTCCACGTCTTCCTCGCGACGGCCAAGCCGGTCACTTCCGCAGACGCACAATGA
- a CDS encoding CinA family nicotinamide mononucleotide deamidase-related protein, with product MATSESSKPRAPIAAPRYELLTLGDELLLGLTANGHLTWIGAELGRRGVLLARNVTITDEADAIAEQFRESWAKSAVIITTGGLGPTCDDRTRDVLAQALGQKLVFDPAIERAITERFAKFNRVPTANNLKQAYKFERGEVLPNANGTAPGLWVEQDGKVLVMLPGPPNELRPMFTEQVIPRLAARGLLAEGEAYIQIRTAGVGESALETKFQPLFDRHPGLGIAFCAHLGQVDCRISSPDGKYSMTALRALAEDCAGLLGEDFVCFGHDSMVKVVADQLRTQGRTLAVAESCTGGLLANSFTDVCGASKFFQGGIVSYSNDSKMLLLDCPECLLSQHGAVSAECAVAMATGVAEQLGADYGVAITGFAGPTGGAGDNPVGTIYVGLHAPGGDWTKKLTYPGPRCAVKERAVTAAIDWLRREVVKESRRVAVPLAN from the coding sequence ATGGCCACCTCGGAATCGTCAAAACCGCGCGCGCCCATTGCCGCGCCCCGCTACGAATTGCTCACGCTGGGCGATGAGCTGCTGCTGGGGCTGACGGCCAACGGCCACCTGACGTGGATCGGCGCCGAGCTCGGCCGGCGCGGCGTGCTGCTGGCGCGCAACGTCACCATCACGGACGAGGCCGACGCCATCGCCGAACAATTCCGCGAGAGCTGGGCGAAATCGGCCGTCATCATCACCACCGGCGGGCTCGGGCCGACCTGCGACGACCGCACGCGCGACGTCCTCGCGCAGGCGCTGGGGCAGAAGCTGGTGTTCGACCCGGCCATCGAGCGGGCGATCACGGAACGCTTCGCGAAGTTCAACCGCGTTCCGACCGCCAACAATCTCAAACAGGCCTACAAGTTCGAGCGCGGCGAAGTGCTGCCCAACGCCAACGGCACGGCGCCCGGCCTCTGGGTCGAGCAGGACGGCAAGGTGCTCGTCATGCTGCCCGGCCCGCCGAACGAGCTGCGCCCGATGTTCACGGAGCAGGTGATCCCGCGGCTCGCCGCGCGCGGCCTGCTCGCCGAGGGCGAGGCCTACATCCAGATCCGCACCGCCGGGGTCGGCGAATCGGCCCTCGAGACCAAGTTCCAGCCGCTGTTCGACCGGCACCCCGGCCTCGGTATCGCCTTTTGCGCGCATCTCGGCCAGGTGGACTGCCGCATCAGTTCGCCCGACGGCAAATATTCGATGACGGCGCTGCGCGCGCTGGCGGAAGACTGCGCCGGCCTGTTGGGCGAGGACTTTGTGTGCTTCGGCCATGACAGCATGGTGAAGGTCGTCGCCGACCAGCTCCGCACCCAGGGCCGCACGCTGGCGGTGGCCGAGTCGTGCACCGGCGGCCTGCTGGCGAACTCGTTCACCGACGTCTGCGGCGCCTCGAAGTTTTTCCAGGGCGGTATCGTCTCCTACAGCAACGACTCGAAGATGCTCCTCCTCGACTGCCCGGAGTGCCTGCTCTCGCAACACGGTGCCGTCAGCGCCGAGTGCGCGGTCGCCATGGCCACCGGCGTGGCCGAGCAACTGGGCGCCGATTACGGCGTGGCCATCACCGGCTTTGCCGGGCCCACCGGCGGCGCCGGCGACAACCCGGTCGGCACGATCTACGTCGGTTTGCACGCTCCCGGCGGCGACTGGACGAAGAAGCTGACTTATCCCGGCCCGCGCTGCGCCGTGAAGGAGCGCGCCGTGACCGCCGCCATCGACTGGCTGCGCCGCGAAGTGGTGAAGGAGTCGCGCCGGGTGGCGGTTCCGCTGGCGAACTGA
- the holA gene encoding DNA polymerase III subunit delta, translating to MPAATKNFAIFCGPDDFIVNRLGRERFEALASEANADDFSREIISGFANNVDEVETAVNRFRDAVQTVPMFGGKRVVWFKDVNFLADTVTGRADGTLKQVEALQELLEKVNAEEVVIVVTAAPVDRRRSFPKWCESNADFTLAGGDGESAGEALAGVALAEARDSGVTFGPGAVELLLSKIGPNTRLLTEEVRKLATFVGEGGVIGDEQLDELTPNFAEGDFFASAERFFAGDLSGTLAALQQHFFNGNDARPVLSALQNRNRILIQVRVLLDTGELRAPGPYGFDKAAWARAQGAYAKHFGGDTEKSAYNLFTQNQWYVGKLVGTGKLPGLRRLIDNQQEFIRAFEEIIRRPNEQEAVLRDMAVRCLAPGVI from the coding sequence ATGCCCGCCGCCACCAAAAATTTCGCGATCTTCTGCGGGCCGGATGACTTCATCGTCAACCGGCTGGGCAGGGAGCGGTTTGAGGCGCTGGCGTCCGAGGCAAACGCGGACGACTTCTCCCGCGAGATCATCAGCGGCTTCGCCAACAACGTGGACGAGGTCGAGACCGCGGTGAACCGTTTCCGCGACGCCGTGCAGACGGTCCCGATGTTCGGCGGCAAGCGGGTCGTGTGGTTCAAGGACGTCAATTTTCTCGCCGACACCGTGACCGGTCGCGCCGACGGCACGCTGAAGCAGGTCGAGGCCTTGCAGGAATTGCTGGAGAAGGTGAACGCCGAGGAAGTGGTGATCGTTGTCACCGCCGCCCCGGTGGACCGCCGGCGCTCGTTTCCGAAGTGGTGCGAGAGCAACGCGGATTTCACGCTGGCCGGCGGCGACGGCGAATCGGCCGGCGAGGCCCTGGCGGGTGTGGCGCTGGCCGAGGCGCGCGACAGCGGCGTGACTTTCGGGCCCGGCGCGGTCGAGCTGCTGCTCTCCAAGATCGGTCCGAACACCCGGCTCCTGACCGAGGAGGTGCGGAAGCTCGCCACCTTCGTGGGCGAGGGCGGCGTCATTGGCGACGAGCAGCTCGACGAACTCACGCCGAATTTTGCCGAGGGCGACTTCTTCGCGTCGGCCGAGCGCTTCTTCGCCGGCGACCTGTCCGGCACGCTGGCCGCCCTGCAGCAGCATTTTTTCAACGGCAACGACGCCCGCCCCGTGCTCAGTGCGTTGCAGAACCGCAACCGCATCCTGATCCAGGTGCGCGTGCTGCTCGACACCGGCGAACTGCGCGCGCCCGGTCCCTACGGTTTCGACAAGGCGGCGTGGGCCCGCGCCCAGGGCGCCTACGCGAAACATTTCGGCGGCGACACCGAGAAGAGCGCCTACAACCTCTTCACGCAGAACCAGTGGTATGTCGGCAAGCTGGTCGGCACGGGAAAACTGCCGGGGCTGCGCCGGTTGATCGACAACCAGCAGGAGTTCATCCGCGCGTTCGAGGAGATCATCCGCCGCCCCAACGAGCAGGAGGCGGTGCTGCGCGACATGGCCGTCCGCTGCCTGGCGCCCGGCGTGATCTAG
- a CDS encoding class I SAM-dependent methyltransferase — MAHSVEGHLKLNVADYDKLIRQLVPGYAAMRTAHMALLRKLLPADRRSVVLDLGGGTGALAEAVAETLPLAEVEIWDTDPAMLAVARERCARFGGRIRYVERSFANPLTPCDAVVAGIALHHVKDMAAKGAIYRNIFAALRPGRAFLNADTAIAAGGVLREFSYQEWVNAMAPHGITEPQARAHFASWAHEDYYPPLATELRLVGEAGFADPECFWREIPFVIFGGIK, encoded by the coding sequence ATGGCCCATTCCGTCGAGGGACACCTCAAGCTCAACGTCGCCGATTACGACAAGCTCATCCGCCAGCTCGTGCCGGGTTACGCGGCGATGCGCACCGCCCACATGGCGCTGCTGCGTAAGCTGCTGCCCGCCGACCGGCGCAGCGTGGTGCTCGATCTCGGCGGCGGCACCGGCGCGCTGGCCGAGGCCGTCGCGGAGACGCTGCCGCTGGCCGAGGTGGAGATCTGGGACACCGACCCGGCCATGCTGGCGGTGGCGCGCGAGCGCTGTGCGCGCTTTGGCGGCCGCATCCGTTATGTGGAGCGCTCCTTTGCGAATCCCCTGACGCCATGCGACGCGGTGGTCGCCGGCATTGCGCTGCACCACGTGAAGGACATGGCTGCCAAGGGCGCCATCTACCGGAACATCTTCGCCGCACTGCGGCCGGGCAGAGCTTTCCTCAATGCCGACACGGCCATCGCCGCGGGCGGCGTGCTGCGCGAGTTCTCTTATCAGGAATGGGTCAACGCCATGGCGCCGCACGGCATTACGGAGCCGCAGGCCCGGGCGCATTTTGCCAGCTGGGCCCACGAGGATTATTATCCGCCGCTCGCGACCGAACTGCGCCTGGTGGGCGAGGCCGGCTTCGCCGACCCCGAGTGCTTCTGGCGCGAGATCCCCTTCGTGATCTTCGGCGGGATCAAGTGA
- the purB gene encoding adenylosuccinate lyase: protein MKPQNPPAETIPNVLAERYASPAMKETWSATGRILLERDFWIAVMKAQKDLGVAIPAEAIKDYERVRGDVNVERIKERERVTLHDVKARLEEFSDLAKRQFIHLGLTSRDLTENVEQLQVARSLQLVQFKVAATLLALAKRAAQHRDVMITGRTHNVPAQPTTFGKRLAMFAQELLIAGARLDDLVARYPVRGLKGAVGTQLDQLTLLGGDTAKVDQLEARILKHLGFKASLGAVGQVYPRSLDFDVVSALHQAGAAAASCATTLRLMAGAGLLTEGFQEGQVGSSAMPHKVNARNCERVCGFSTILSGYVTMTANLAGHQWNEGDVSCSVVRRVALPDAFFAIDGLLETFLTVLRQMEIFPAAIAAENERNLPFLATTTILMEAVKGGAGRETAHEAIKEHALAAAKALRNGGPSSPKGSAAASEASLLDRLAGDKRISLTKKKLQEILGQNERFVGAAPHQVDALVAAVAPLARKHKGAGDYRPGKLL, encoded by the coding sequence GTGAAGCCGCAGAACCCTCCCGCCGAAACCATCCCCAACGTGCTCGCCGAGCGCTACGCCTCGCCCGCGATGAAAGAGACCTGGTCGGCGACGGGCCGCATCCTGCTGGAGCGCGATTTCTGGATCGCGGTGATGAAGGCGCAGAAGGACCTCGGCGTTGCCATCCCGGCCGAGGCGATCAAGGACTACGAGCGGGTGCGCGGCGACGTGAATGTCGAGCGCATCAAGGAGCGCGAGCGCGTCACCCTCCACGACGTGAAGGCGCGCCTCGAGGAATTTTCCGACCTGGCCAAGCGCCAGTTCATCCACCTCGGCCTGACCAGCCGCGATTTGACCGAGAATGTCGAGCAACTGCAGGTGGCCCGCTCGCTGCAGCTCGTGCAGTTCAAGGTCGCCGCCACGCTGCTTGCGCTCGCGAAGCGCGCCGCGCAGCACCGCGACGTCATGATCACCGGCCGCACGCACAACGTGCCGGCGCAGCCCACGACCTTCGGCAAGCGCCTCGCGATGTTCGCGCAGGAGCTGCTCATCGCCGGCGCCCGCCTCGACGACCTCGTCGCGCGCTACCCGGTGCGCGGCCTCAAGGGCGCCGTTGGCACGCAGCTCGACCAGCTCACGCTGCTCGGCGGCGACACCGCCAAGGTGGACCAGCTCGAGGCGCGCATCCTGAAGCATCTCGGGTTCAAGGCGTCGCTCGGCGCGGTCGGCCAGGTCTATCCGCGTTCGCTCGACTTCGACGTGGTCAGTGCGCTGCACCAGGCCGGCGCGGCCGCCGCGAGCTGCGCCACCACGCTGCGGCTCATGGCCGGCGCCGGGTTGCTGACCGAGGGCTTCCAGGAAGGGCAGGTGGGCTCGTCCGCGATGCCACACAAGGTCAACGCCCGGAACTGCGAGCGGGTCTGCGGCTTCTCGACGATCCTGTCCGGCTACGTCACGATGACGGCCAACCTCGCCGGCCACCAGTGGAACGAGGGCGACGTGTCGTGCTCGGTCGTGCGCCGCGTGGCGCTGCCCGACGCGTTCTTCGCGATCGACGGCCTGCTCGAGACCTTCCTGACCGTGTTGCGGCAGATGGAGATTTTCCCGGCGGCCATCGCGGCCGAGAACGAGCGCAACCTGCCGTTCCTCGCGACCACGACGATCCTGATGGAGGCGGTGAAGGGGGGCGCGGGTCGCGAGACGGCGCACGAGGCCATCAAGGAGCACGCGCTGGCCGCGGCCAAGGCGCTGCGCAACGGCGGCCCGTCTTCGCCCAAGGGCTCCGCCGCGGCAAGCGAGGCCAGCCTGTTGGATCGCCTCGCGGGAGATAAAAGGATCAGTCTGACCAAAAAGAAGCTGCAGGAAATCCTCGGCCAGAACGAACGCTTCGTCGGCGCCGCGCCGCATCAGGTCGACGCCCTCGTGGCCGCAGTCGCGCCGCTCGCCAGGAAGCACAAGGGCGCGGGGGACTACCGGCCCGGCAAGCTGCTGTAA